One window of Leptotrichia sp. oral taxon 498 genomic DNA carries:
- a CDS encoding OmpA family protein, with translation MKKLVILGTALLALNAVASEFQVKGGYDFYRKYKSGADYWKHSDFKVKNGATAGVEYIVDNQGEFEWGLGGEYKFSNNSGKLKPKKEQWNGTYSTAKKLGRDVPVYALGKFNLITTNGGNDALYVLGRAGYNFAKESREARKQAGLDIKGGLYTAAGIGTEFGPVSLEALYERSSFKVTDKTPNVGVTKYRDHLDSVGVRVGYRIGQLKNDRSPKVITQTVEVPVPTPVPTPDNTIDTRGNAVLPFSCSVDDKKCVIRGFKVDGRVPNENEQNDLRKIADVINQFADGGTIDFVGHTDSTGSNAYNQKLSVARAQNVARLLREYGLKNSISYGTITGQGETNPMDTNDTQQGRYNNRRVELFFQNVDFKNVKFINQ, from the coding sequence ATGAAAAAATTAGTTATTTTGGGAACAGCTTTATTAGCTTTGAATGCTGTAGCGTCTGAATTCCAAGTAAAAGGTGGATATGATTTCTACAGAAAATATAAATCAGGAGCAGATTATTGGAAACATTCTGATTTTAAAGTAAAAAATGGTGCAACTGCGGGTGTTGAATACATCGTAGACAACCAAGGTGAATTTGAATGGGGATTAGGAGGAGAATACAAATTCTCTAATAACTCAGGAAAATTAAAACCTAAAAAAGAACAATGGAATGGTACTTATTCAACTGCTAAAAAACTTGGTAGAGATGTACCAGTTTATGCTTTAGGTAAATTTAACTTAATTACAACTAATGGAGGAAACGATGCTTTATATGTATTAGGTAGAGCAGGATATAACTTCGCTAAAGAATCAAGAGAAGCAAGAAAGCAGGCAGGATTAGACATTAAAGGTGGTCTATATACTGCAGCAGGAATTGGTACTGAATTTGGACCAGTTTCATTGGAAGCTTTATATGAAAGATCTAGCTTTAAAGTAACAGATAAAACTCCAAATGTTGGTGTAACTAAATATAGAGATCATTTAGATTCAGTTGGAGTAAGAGTAGGTTATAGAATTGGTCAATTGAAAAATGACAGATCACCTAAAGTTATAACTCAAACAGTAGAAGTACCTGTACCAACTCCAGTTCCTACACCTGATAATACAATTGATACTAGAGGAAATGCTGTATTACCATTTAGCTGCTCAGTTGATGATAAAAAATGTGTAATCAGAGGATTTAAAGTTGATGGAAGAGTACCAAACGAAAATGAACAAAACGACTTGAGAAAAATTGCAGACGTAATTAATCAATTTGCTGATGGTGGAACAATTGATTTCGTTGGACATACAGATTCAACTGGTTCAAATGCTTACAACCAAAAATTATCAGTTGCAAGAGCACAAAACGTAGCAAGATTGTTAAGAGAATATGGACTTAAAAATTCAATTTCTTATGGAACAATCACTGGACAAGGTGAAACTAACCCAATGGATACTAACGATACACAACAAGGAAGATACAATAACAGAAGAGTTGAATTATTCTTCCAAAATGTAGACTTCAAAAATGTTAAATTCATTAACCAATAA
- the rfaE2 gene encoding D-glycero-beta-D-manno-heptose 1-phosphate adenylyltransferase — translation MREKIIELKREGKRVVFTNGVFDILHIGHLTYLEEARNLGDVLVVGINSNSSVKVNKGDKRPINDEKNRAFVLLGTKFVDFAVIFDEKTPEKLLDILKPNIHVKGGDYRKEDLPETKTVEKNGGEVKILSFVDNVSTTDIINKIIEVYKK, via the coding sequence ATGAGAGAAAAAATAATCGAACTGAAAAGAGAGGGGAAAAGAGTAGTTTTTACAAATGGAGTGTTTGATATTTTGCACATAGGTCATCTGACTTATTTGGAAGAAGCTAGGAATTTAGGAGATGTTCTGGTTGTGGGTATCAACAGCAACTCTTCCGTCAAAGTCAATAAAGGCGACAAAAGACCGATTAACGACGAAAAAAATAGAGCGTTCGTGCTTTTGGGGACAAAATTTGTGGATTTTGCGGTTATTTTTGATGAGAAGACGCCGGAAAAACTTCTGGATATTCTAAAACCTAACATTCATGTGAAGGGTGGAGATTACAGAAAGGAAGATTTGCCGGAAACAAAGACTGTGGAAAAAAATGGCGGAGAAGTTAAAATTTTATCTTTTGTGGATAATGTTTCTACGACGGATATAATTAATAAAATAATTGAAGTTTATAAAAAGTGA